From one Methylomonas paludis genomic stretch:
- the mltB gene encoding lytic murein transglycosylase B — translation MKFKLTLALLLTVLPYQFGWAAVAATDSFESFIHTMVQRHHFQESALRQQFASVEIQQNILDAISKPAEAKPWYQYREIFLTEARIAAGVQFWQDNAATLQAVEREYGVPAPILLAIIGVESKFGAHTGKYRVIDALSTLGFAYPKRSDFFLKELSSFLLLSRDEHLDALQPMGSYAGAMGLPQFMPSSFLSYAVDFDHDGKRDIWHNNADAIASVAHYFVANQWRRGEAVVVPVSAKGHAYQHYLTSGVKPDTSVQQLRTAQVHLPAALPAKLQVKLLSFPLQDGAELWAGLHNFYVITRYNHSPLYAMAVYQLSQAIAERKKSTN, via the coding sequence ATGAAATTTAAACTCACTTTAGCATTATTGCTGACTGTTTTACCCTATCAGTTCGGCTGGGCTGCTGTCGCTGCAACCGACAGCTTTGAAAGTTTTATTCACACCATGGTGCAACGCCACCATTTCCAGGAAAGTGCGTTGCGCCAGCAATTTGCGTCCGTGGAAATTCAGCAAAACATATTGGATGCCATCAGCAAACCTGCAGAAGCCAAACCCTGGTATCAATACCGGGAGATTTTTCTGACTGAGGCGCGTATTGCAGCCGGGGTACAGTTCTGGCAGGATAACGCGGCTACTTTGCAGGCGGTGGAACGTGAATACGGAGTACCGGCTCCGATTTTGCTTGCCATTATTGGCGTAGAGAGCAAATTTGGGGCTCATACCGGCAAGTATAGGGTGATAGATGCGTTATCCACTTTAGGGTTTGCCTATCCGAAACGCAGCGATTTTTTCTTAAAAGAACTGTCCAGCTTTTTGTTATTGAGCCGTGATGAACATCTGGATGCCCTGCAACCGATGGGTTCTTATGCCGGAGCCATGGGTTTGCCGCAATTTATGCCCAGCAGTTTTTTAAGCTATGCTGTGGATTTTGATCACGATGGCAAACGGGATATTTGGCATAACAACGCCGATGCCATTGCCAGTGTTGCCCATTATTTTGTCGCCAATCAATGGCGGCGCGGCGAAGCCGTGGTTGTGCCGGTTTCGGCCAAAGGTCACGCTTATCAGCACTACCTGACATCGGGAGTGAAACCTGATACCAGTGTCCAGCAGTTGCGCACAGCACAAGTGCATTTACCGGCTGCCCTACCCGCCAAACTCCAAGTCAAATTATTAAGCTTTCCGCTGCAGGACGGTGCCGAACTTTGGGCCGGGTTGCATAATTTTTATGTCATCACTCGCTATAATCATAGTCCTTTGTACGCGATGGCCGTTTATCAACTGAGTCAGGCCATTGCCGAGCGCAAAAAGTCAACCAATTGA
- the gatC gene encoding Asp-tRNA(Asn)/Glu-tRNA(Gln) amidotransferase subunit GatC, with protein MSLTADDVKKIAHLARLGIAADDIAQYADDLTGILNLMTQMGQLPTAGVLPMSHPLDQTQRLRDDVVSETDQHRHFQSIAPQTEAGLYLVPKVID; from the coding sequence ATGTCCTTGACTGCTGATGATGTCAAAAAAATTGCCCACCTGGCCAGACTGGGTATTGCTGCTGATGATATAGCACAATATGCAGACGATTTAACCGGCATACTGAATTTAATGACCCAAATGGGTCAATTACCCACAGCTGGTGTACTACCCATGTCGCATCCGTTGGATCAGACCCAGCGCCTGCGTGACGATGTGGTCAGCGAAACCGATCAGCACCGGCATTTCCAGAGTATAGCCCCGCAAACTGAGGCTGGTCTGTATCTGGTGCCAAAAGTAATTGATTAA
- a CDS encoding glycosyl hydrolase family 17 protein has protein sequence MKSVKILICLLFIIISNAAIQWYANQPQMAGTDLPPGKFKSLSFAPFREGYSPLDKKFPLPEHIDQDLSLLAGKTQNIRTYSILDGMERTPEFAGKHGIDVIQGGWLEGSTKRNKKEIQTLIESVNAHPDVIKRVIVGNEVLLRHDMSVEALIDYIRQVKQAVKQPVSYADVWSIYLKYPQLFNEVDFITIHILPYWEDEPIGIDQATAHVEKIVRLIEAKAHSMGQDKPILIGESGWPSAGRQRGKAIPSVVNETKFIRGLIEVANRHGFDYNIVEAFNQPWKSHNEGVVGANWGLLSADRQPMFPLTGPVIENSHWQWDFGIASGLFLIIAGVYFKKLQTFAVLRLLIFLTLAQLFGTCLVTQADFMWLTSYSFWQRAYTVMMLAANFVLAIGLIQRNYELLAEIPNSIILATRLRIAYQVFALFALYKTISLAFIGRSLSFPIEEFAIPVIGVCGLIACLGLKHQDLDWHSLSFRDLLEGGEIKQKLRDRQIAQYLSLAAVAMLIGETCAFWFGEDFVIAHPDFIASLPLALGYTFTNQQLLIWIACVLILSVPFWGHGGHNDQRLSLS, from the coding sequence ATGAAATCCGTCAAGATCCTGATCTGCCTGTTATTCATCATCATAAGCAATGCGGCCATACAGTGGTATGCCAACCAGCCACAAATGGCCGGCACGGATTTGCCGCCCGGTAAATTTAAAAGTTTATCGTTTGCCCCCTTTCGGGAAGGTTATAGTCCGCTGGATAAAAAATTCCCTCTTCCGGAGCACATTGATCAGGATCTGAGCTTATTGGCTGGCAAAACTCAGAATATCCGCACTTATTCGATACTGGACGGCATGGAACGCACACCGGAATTTGCCGGCAAACATGGCATTGATGTAATTCAAGGCGGCTGGCTGGAAGGCAGTACCAAACGCAACAAAAAAGAAATCCAGACCTTGATCGAATCCGTTAATGCTCATCCCGATGTGATAAAACGGGTTATCGTCGGTAATGAGGTATTACTGCGTCATGATATGAGTGTGGAAGCCCTGATCGATTATATTCGCCAGGTAAAACAGGCAGTAAAACAGCCTGTGTCTTATGCGGATGTCTGGTCGATTTACTTGAAATATCCGCAGTTATTTAATGAAGTTGATTTTATTACCATCCACATTCTGCCTTACTGGGAAGACGAGCCGATCGGCATAGATCAAGCGACAGCACACGTTGAAAAGATAGTGCGCCTGATTGAAGCCAAAGCTCACAGCATGGGGCAAGACAAGCCTATTCTGATTGGAGAATCCGGCTGGCCATCTGCCGGACGCCAACGCGGCAAGGCTATACCCAGTGTGGTTAATGAAACCAAATTTATCCGCGGCCTGATAGAAGTGGCTAATCGTCACGGCTTTGATTACAACATAGTCGAAGCTTTTAACCAGCCCTGGAAAAGTCATAACGAAGGCGTAGTGGGTGCCAATTGGGGTTTACTCTCGGCGGATAGACAACCCATGTTCCCCTTAACCGGTCCAGTCATAGAAAACAGTCATTGGCAATGGGACTTTGGCATAGCCTCTGGTTTATTTTTAATCATTGCCGGCGTTTATTTTAAAAAGCTGCAGACTTTTGCCGTATTGCGTCTGCTGATTTTTTTGACCCTGGCACAGCTGTTTGGCACCTGTCTGGTCACGCAGGCCGATTTTATGTGGTTGACCAGTTACAGCTTCTGGCAACGGGCTTACACAGTGATGATGCTGGCTGCCAATTTTGTTCTGGCAATCGGCCTGATTCAGCGCAATTATGAATTACTGGCAGAAATACCAAATTCCATAATATTGGCAACACGCTTGAGAATAGCTTATCAAGTGTTTGCTTTGTTTGCGCTGTATAAGACTATCAGTCTGGCATTTATTGGCCGCAGCCTAAGTTTTCCTATCGAGGAATTCGCCATTCCAGTGATCGGAGTGTGCGGTCTGATTGCATGCCTGGGTTTGAAACACCAAGATCTGGACTGGCATTCCCTAAGCTTCCGAGATTTACTGGAAGGTGGGGAAATCAAACAGAAATTGCGTGACCGGCAAATTGCCCAATATTTGAGCCTGGCGGCTGTGGCCATGCTGATAGGCGAAACCTGTGCCTTCTGGTTTGGTGAAGATTTTGTTATTGCTCATCCTGACTTCATTGCCAGCCTGCCTTTAGCATTGGGTTATACCTTTACCAATCAGCAGTTATTAATCTGGATAGCCTGTGTTTTAATCCTGTCTGTGCCTTTTTGGGGACATGGCGGGCATAATGACCAGCGTTTAAGCTTAAGTTAA
- the mreC gene encoding rod shape-determining protein MreC gives MKLLFATGPSLNTRLLVAVLVSITLLVIDYRGAKLNSLRSLLAFAVYPLQNLASLPADTIHRLSSTVISYVELQKENQRLKEIQLINDGKLLKLAALEKENIRLRLLLENSFQLGEQVLVAELLSVKLEPYEHTVVVNKGTRFGVHPKQPVLDANGIVGQVIRALPNTSEVMLITDPNHAIPVEVNRNGLRTIAFGTGQPNRLHLPFLANNADIVPGDLLVTSGLGGGFPAGYPVAVVDKFEARPDKSFANIYATPKAQLDSSREFLIVWSDTTPVVLGEHDQAKPSTGSESSHAAP, from the coding sequence ATAAAACTCTTATTTGCTACCGGGCCTTCCTTAAATACACGTCTGCTGGTGGCCGTACTGGTATCGATTACGCTACTGGTGATCGATTATCGCGGCGCTAAACTGAACTCTTTGCGTTCCTTGCTGGCTTTTGCTGTTTACCCTCTACAAAATCTGGCAAGTCTTCCGGCTGACACTATCCACCGGCTATCCAGCACTGTAATTTCTTATGTGGAATTACAAAAGGAGAATCAGCGCCTGAAAGAAATACAGCTGATTAACGACGGCAAGCTGCTGAAACTGGCGGCACTGGAAAAAGAAAACATCCGCTTGCGCCTGCTGCTGGAAAATTCTTTTCAACTTGGCGAACAGGTGCTGGTGGCCGAGCTGTTGTCTGTGAAGCTGGAACCTTATGAACATACCGTGGTGGTCAACAAAGGCACCCGCTTTGGTGTCCACCCTAAACAGCCGGTACTGGATGCCAACGGCATCGTCGGCCAGGTAATCAGGGCCTTGCCCAACACCTCTGAAGTCATGCTGATTACCGACCCCAATCACGCCATTCCGGTGGAAGTGAACCGTAATGGTTTGCGGACAATTGCCTTCGGCACCGGCCAGCCCAATCGTCTGCATTTGCCGTTTCTGGCCAATAATGCCGATATTGTGCCGGGCGATTTGCTGGTCACATCGGGTCTGGGCGGGGGTTTTCCAGCCGGTTATCCGGTGGCAGTGGTGGACAAGTTTGAAGCCAGACCGGATAAATCCTTTGCCAATATTTACGCCACGCCTAAAGCGCAACTGGATTCCAGCCGCGAATTTTTGATTGTGTGGAGCGATACCACGCCAGTAGTGCTGGGTGAACACGATCAAGCCAAACCATCGACCGGTTCTGAGTCCAGCCATGCCGCGCCCTGA
- a CDS encoding rod shape-determining protein: MFKRIRGLFSNDLSIDLGTANTLIYVPGQGIVLNEPSVVAIKEDKVRGQKTIAAIGSDAKSMLGRTPGNITAIRPLKDGVIADFAVTERMLRHFIKKVHENKLLRPSPRILICVPCGSTQVERRAIRESAAMAGAREVYLIEEPMSAAVGAGLPVEAAHGSMVLDIGGGTSEVAVISLNGIVYSASVRIGGDRFDESIISYVRRNYGTLIGEATAEKIKHTIGAAYPGSEVREMQVTGRNLAEGVPRSFSLNSNEILEALQEPLSGIVSAVKVALEQTPPELGADVASRGIVLTGGGALLKDIDRLISEETGLPVYIADDPLTCVARGGGIILEMLDSKGASAFSLE, from the coding sequence ATGTTCAAACGCATTCGTGGCCTTTTTTCTAACGATTTATCTATCGATTTAGGGACGGCAAATACGCTAATTTACGTTCCTGGCCAAGGAATTGTGCTTAATGAGCCTTCGGTTGTTGCAATCAAAGAAGACAAGGTGCGTGGCCAAAAAACCATCGCCGCGATCGGTTCGGATGCCAAAAGCATGCTCGGTCGTACGCCGGGCAATATTACCGCGATTCGCCCTCTGAAAGACGGGGTAATTGCCGACTTTGCCGTCACTGAACGCATGTTGCGCCACTTTATCAAAAAAGTGCACGAAAACAAGTTACTCAGACCCAGCCCACGCATCCTGATTTGCGTGCCTTGTGGTTCAACTCAAGTAGAGAGACGCGCCATCCGCGAATCTGCGGCGATGGCCGGCGCCCGCGAGGTATATCTGATTGAAGAGCCGATGTCGGCGGCGGTAGGTGCGGGTTTACCGGTTGAAGCCGCACATGGTTCCATGGTGCTGGACATTGGCGGCGGTACTTCCGAAGTGGCGGTTATTTCCTTAAACGGCATCGTTTATTCGGCTTCGGTACGGATAGGCGGCGATCGATTCGATGAATCCATTATCAGTTATGTGCGCCGTAATTACGGCACCCTGATCGGTGAAGCCACCGCTGAAAAAATCAAACACACTATCGGTGCCGCTTATCCGGGCAGCGAAGTACGGGAAATGCAGGTGACAGGCCGCAATCTGGCTGAAGGCGTACCGCGCAGCTTCTCTTTGAACAGCAATGAAATTCTGGAAGCCTTACAGGAACCTCTGTCCGGCATCGTTAGTGCCGTGAAAGTGGCGCTGGAGCAAACCCCACCGGAACTGGGCGCAGATGTGGCTAGTCGCGGGATTGTGCTGACCGGCGGCGGCGCTTTGCTGAAAGATATAGACCGACTGATTTCTGAAGAAACCGGTTTGCCGGTGTATATTGCCGATGATCCACTGACTTGTGTGGCACGCGGCGGCGGCATTATTCTGGAAATGCTGGACTCAAAAGGGGCTTCAGCGTTTTCGCTGGAATAA
- the mrdA gene encoding penicillin-binding protein 2 has translation MDRKFAIKDSLAENRIFLSRVVAAFVLIMLLIAGLVVRLVYLQIVGHEHYATLSKDNRIKISPLPPTRGIIYDRRGRMLAQNVPTYSLELIPEQIENLDDTLQKLQQLLNISDEKIDLFQKLRKRNKSFTTTPLLQNLTEEDVAKFAVVRPYFPGVDVYARLVRYYPYADLAAHVVGYVGRINEQELKVLPIAEYRGTDFIGKNGIEKNYENQLHGTAGYAEIETNAQARAVNTVSTTEPIAGANIYLTLDIDLQKIAYDALGEFNGAAVAIDIKTGGVLVFASRPGFDPNPFVSGISAKDYKALQDSPDQPLYNRALRGQYPPGSTVKPFLGLAGLEYGVADFGHRLFCPGYYRLPNVEHKYRDWKKWGHGVVDMNEAITQSCDVYFYDLALALGIDRIHEFLDKFGFGKRTGIDLVGEVDGLLPSKEWKKANRNQAWYPGETLITGIGQGYMQATPLQLAKAVATLANHGKVITPHLVQQIINADYADSIELLPDEVIPLKEQNVDNIILAMTNVVHGARGTAGKLDKAVGYQIAGKTGTAQVFTIKQEEKYNEDAIDFKMRDHALFISFAPVHDPQIAVAVIAEHGGHGGSVAAPIAGEIIDAYLNPKKAKPDEK, from the coding sequence ATGGATAGAAAGTTTGCCATCAAAGATTCTCTGGCGGAAAACCGGATTTTTTTAAGCCGTGTCGTCGCCGCTTTCGTGCTGATTATGCTGTTGATTGCCGGTCTGGTCGTGCGTTTGGTGTATCTACAGATTGTCGGCCATGAGCATTACGCCACCTTATCAAAAGACAACCGCATCAAGATTTCACCTTTGCCGCCGACTCGCGGCATTATCTATGATCGCCGCGGCCGAATGCTGGCGCAAAACGTGCCGACTTACAGCCTGGAATTGATTCCGGAACAGATTGAAAATCTGGACGATACCCTGCAAAAACTGCAGCAGTTGCTGAATATTTCCGATGAAAAAATTGATTTGTTTCAAAAACTGCGCAAACGTAACAAATCATTTACCACCACACCCTTACTGCAAAATCTGACTGAAGAGGATGTGGCGAAATTTGCGGTGGTGCGCCCGTATTTTCCCGGTGTGGATGTTTATGCCAGACTGGTGCGTTATTATCCTTATGCCGATCTGGCCGCGCATGTGGTGGGTTATGTCGGTAGAATCAATGAGCAGGAATTAAAAGTTCTGCCCATCGCTGAATACCGTGGCACCGATTTCATCGGTAAGAACGGTATCGAAAAAAACTATGAAAACCAGCTGCACGGTACCGCCGGCTATGCAGAAATTGAGACCAATGCCCAGGCTAGAGCGGTTAATACCGTATCCACTACTGAGCCGATAGCCGGAGCCAATATCTATTTGACGCTGGATATCGATCTGCAAAAAATTGCTTACGATGCTCTGGGTGAATTCAACGGGGCTGCAGTAGCAATAGACATCAAGACCGGCGGGGTTTTAGTGTTTGCCAGCCGGCCAGGCTTTGACCCCAATCCATTTGTGTCTGGCATTTCCGCCAAGGACTATAAGGCCTTGCAGGATTCGCCGGATCAACCCCTGTACAACCGGGCTCTGCGCGGCCAATATCCGCCCGGATCAACGGTGAAACCATTTCTGGGATTGGCTGGTCTGGAATACGGTGTTGCCGATTTTGGTCATCGTTTGTTTTGCCCTGGTTATTATCGGCTACCCAATGTAGAACATAAATACCGGGACTGGAAAAAATGGGGCCACGGAGTAGTGGATATGAACGAGGCCATCACCCAATCCTGTGACGTGTATTTTTATGATCTGGCGCTGGCGCTGGGCATAGACCGCATACATGAGTTTCTGGACAAATTTGGGTTTGGTAAACGCACCGGCATTGATCTGGTTGGCGAAGTGGATGGCTTATTGCCGTCCAAGGAATGGAAAAAGGCCAATCGCAATCAGGCCTGGTATCCGGGTGAAACTTTAATCACAGGTATTGGTCAGGGCTATATGCAGGCCACACCGTTACAGTTGGCTAAAGCGGTGGCTACGCTGGCCAATCACGGCAAGGTGATTACGCCGCATCTGGTGCAACAGATTATCAATGCCGACTATGCCGATTCGATTGAATTACTGCCCGATGAAGTAATCCCCCTGAAAGAACAAAATGTGGACAATATTATTCTGGCCATGACTAATGTGGTGCATGGAGCACGCGGTACTGCTGGTAAGCTGGATAAAGCGGTGGGTTATCAAATCGCCGGCAAAACCGGTACCGCCCAGGTATTTACCATTAAACAGGAAGAAAAATATAATGAGGACGCCATTGATTTTAAAATGCGCGACCACGCCTTATTCATCTCATTTGCCCCGGTGCACGATCCACAGATTGCCGTGGCAGTTATTGCAGAACATGGTGGCCACGGTGGCTCGGTAGCGGCGCCGATAGCCGGCGAAATTATTGATGCCTATCTGAATCCTAAAAAAGCCAAGCCTGATGAAAAATGA
- the mreD gene encoding rod shape-determining protein MreD: protein MPRPDAFAYFYYMLTIAAAMILRVTSIWPSLDPFNPDWVLLVLIYWCIALPERFGVFTAWWVGLLTDVLTGRLLGQYALIYALMAYFSIREHRRLRQFPIIQQCVFVFFCVLGSESIIFGTESMKAGNRLSYDFWYPVISAALVWPLVFGVMRYIRVVTRIA from the coding sequence ATGCCGCGCCCTGACGCTTTTGCCTATTTTTACTACATGCTGACCATCGCCGCAGCGATGATATTGCGCGTAACCTCCATCTGGCCCAGCCTGGACCCGTTTAATCCGGACTGGGTATTGCTGGTACTGATCTACTGGTGTATTGCCTTGCCGGAACGGTTTGGGGTGTTTACCGCCTGGTGGGTGGGCTTGCTGACTGATGTATTGACCGGGCGGCTTTTGGGGCAATATGCCTTGATTTATGCCTTGATGGCTTACTTTAGCATTCGTGAACACCGGCGGCTGCGCCAATTTCCGATCATTCAGCAATGTGTGTTTGTGTTTTTTTGTGTGTTAGGCTCGGAAAGCATTATTTTCGGCACAGAAAGCATGAAAGCTGGCAACCGCTTATCCTATGATTTTTGGTATCCGGTGATCAGCGCGGCGTTGGTTTGGCCGCTGGTATTTGGGGTGATGCGTTATATCCGCGTGGTAACGCGTATCGCCTGA
- the rodA gene encoding rod shape-determining protein RodA: MKNETRQEHFNSPSLIGNLLRKLHIDIPLLLGLLMICALSFVILYSAGGQKIAVLIRHGTHMGLALLLMTVLAHINPRQFQNFSLVLFTICVLLLLAVMVMGQIGKGAQRWLDLGFFRFQPSELTKLSAPMMVAWYLSEHALPPKAKHVAIATGFLSLPVLLIAKQPDLGTALLVASSGAAVLFFAGLSWWVMLGGITLLGCLTPLLWHFMREYQRNRVLTFINPEADPMGAGYHIIQSKIAIGSGGINGKGWLGSSQAELDFLPESSTDFIFAVFAEEFGLFGCVGLLLLYLLVISRCFYIAVQAQDTYGRLLAGSLAFTFFVYVFVNIGMVIGVLPVVGVPLPMVSYGGTSMVTLMAGFGILMSIHTHRKLLPV; the protein is encoded by the coding sequence ATGAAAAATGAAACCCGCCAAGAGCATTTTAATTCGCCGTCACTGATCGGTAATTTATTACGTAAATTACATATCGATATTCCGCTGTTGCTGGGATTACTGATGATCTGCGCCTTAAGTTTTGTGATTTTATACAGCGCCGGCGGCCAAAAAATTGCGGTGTTGATTCGGCACGGTACCCACATGGGGCTGGCGCTATTGCTGATGACGGTACTTGCCCACATCAATCCTCGCCAGTTTCAGAACTTTTCGCTGGTACTATTCACGATTTGCGTATTGCTGCTGCTGGCGGTAATGGTAATGGGCCAAATCGGCAAAGGTGCGCAGCGTTGGCTGGATTTGGGGTTTTTCCGTTTTCAGCCTTCTGAACTGACTAAACTCAGCGCCCCCATGATGGTGGCCTGGTATCTGTCTGAACATGCCTTACCGCCCAAGGCCAAGCATGTCGCTATCGCCACCGGCTTTTTGAGCCTGCCGGTATTATTAATTGCCAAACAACCCGATTTGGGCACTGCGTTACTGGTAGCCAGTTCCGGGGCAGCCGTACTGTTTTTTGCCGGATTGTCCTGGTGGGTAATGTTGGGAGGGATAACACTGCTGGGCTGTTTGACACCACTATTATGGCATTTTATGCGGGAGTATCAACGGAACCGGGTGCTGACTTTTATCAACCCGGAAGCCGACCCGATGGGGGCTGGTTATCATATTATCCAGTCAAAAATTGCTATCGGCTCAGGCGGCATCAACGGTAAGGGCTGGCTGGGCAGTAGTCAGGCCGAGCTGGATTTTTTACCGGAAAGCTCTACCGATTTTATTTTTGCGGTGTTTGCCGAAGAATTTGGTTTATTTGGTTGCGTCGGCTTATTGTTATTGTATTTGCTGGTGATCAGCCGCTGTTTTTATATTGCCGTGCAAGCTCAGGATACTTATGGCCGTTTGTTGGCCGGCAGTCTGGCTTTTACGTTTTTTGTCTATGTATTTGTCAATATCGGCATGGTGATTGGGGTATTACCGGTAGTCGGCGTACCCTTGCCTATGGTGAGTTATGGCGGTACTTCGATGGTGACACTGATGGCCGGCTTTGGCATTTTGATGTCGATTCATACTCATCGCAAATTATTGCCAGTGTAA
- the parE gene encoding DNA topoisomerase IV subunit B, which yields MSNEYNAAAIEVLTGLEPVRKRPGMYTDTTRPNHLVQEVVDNSVDEALAGHATTIEVLLHKDGSVLVKDNGRGMPVDIHPEQGMPGVEVILTQLHSGGKFSNKNYQFSGGLHGVGVSVVNALSERLEIEVKRGGGVYQMSFAGGEKTSDLAQTGSVGKNNTGTSVHFWPDAQYFDSNRVSVSRLKHVLRAKAVLCPGLKIVLQVEATAELYEWCYQNGLQEYLLNRVGDVEIFPDRGFMATMTTSKEAVEWGILWTPDSLPESITESYVNLVPTAQGGTHVNGLRAGLTEAIREFCEFRNLLPRGVKIAPEDVWETCHFVLSVKLEDPQFSGQTKERLSSRECVAFVSGVAKDSFSLWLNQHPQEGEKIADIILTSAQKRLKASKKIIRKRITSGPALPGKLADCSAQDISRTELFLVEGDSAGGSAKQARDREFQAIMPLRGKILNTWEVDSAEVMASQEVHDIAVALGIEPDSRDLQNLRYGKICILADADSDGNHIATLICALFYRHFAALVQAGHVFVAMPPLYRIDVGKKVFYALDESERLGVLARIEAEKLTGKINIQRFKGLGEMNPSQLRETTMNPDTRRLVQLTVSEDDGTFQQMDLLLAKKRAGDRKSWLEDKGNLAEL from the coding sequence ATGAGTAACGAATATAACGCCGCCGCCATTGAAGTGCTGACCGGGCTGGAACCGGTGCGCAAACGCCCCGGCATGTATACCGACACCACCCGTCCTAATCATTTGGTACAGGAAGTGGTGGACAATAGTGTGGATGAGGCTCTGGCCGGTCACGCCACCACCATTGAGGTGTTGCTGCATAAAGACGGCTCGGTGCTTGTCAAGGATAATGGCCGAGGAATGCCGGTGGATATACACCCGGAACAGGGTATGCCGGGCGTGGAAGTAATCCTGACTCAATTGCATTCCGGGGGCAAGTTCTCCAATAAAAACTATCAGTTTTCCGGTGGCTTGCATGGTGTAGGGGTATCTGTGGTCAACGCCTTGTCGGAACGCCTGGAGATTGAGGTTAAACGCGGCGGCGGGGTCTACCAAATGAGTTTCGCCGGCGGCGAAAAAACCAGCGATCTGGCGCAAACCGGCAGCGTCGGCAAAAACAATACCGGCACCAGCGTACATTTCTGGCCGGATGCCCAATATTTTGACTCCAACCGAGTATCAGTATCGCGCTTAAAGCACGTATTACGCGCCAAAGCCGTGCTCTGCCCAGGTCTGAAAATCGTTTTGCAGGTGGAAGCAACCGCAGAGCTCTATGAATGGTGTTATCAAAACGGTTTGCAAGAGTATTTGCTGAATCGGGTCGGAGATGTCGAAATATTTCCAGATCGGGGGTTTATGGCCACCATGACCACCAGCAAAGAGGCGGTAGAATGGGGCATACTCTGGACGCCAGACAGTCTGCCGGAAAGCATTACCGAAAGTTATGTCAATCTGGTGCCCACCGCTCAGGGCGGTACCCATGTCAATGGTTTACGGGCAGGTCTGACCGAGGCTATCCGCGAGTTTTGCGAGTTTCGCAATCTATTGCCGCGTGGGGTAAAAATTGCGCCGGAAGATGTCTGGGAAACTTGTCATTTTGTGCTGTCGGTTAAATTGGAAGATCCGCAGTTTTCCGGACAAACCAAGGAGCGGCTGAGTTCCCGTGAATGTGTGGCGTTTGTATCCGGAGTAGCCAAAGACAGTTTTAGCCTATGGCTGAATCAGCATCCCCAGGAAGGCGAGAAAATCGCCGATATTATTCTGACCAGCGCCCAAAAGCGGCTGAAAGCCAGCAAAAAAATCATCCGAAAACGCATCACCAGTGGCCCGGCTCTGCCCGGTAAACTGGCTGATTGCTCGGCTCAGGATATCAGCCGTACTGAGTTGTTTCTGGTGGAAGGCGATTCTGCCGGCGGTTCGGCAAAACAGGCCAGGGATCGTGAGTTTCAGGCCATCATGCCCTTACGCGGCAAGATTCTGAATACCTGGGAAGTGGATTCGGCAGAAGTAATGGCTTCGCAAGAGGTACATGATATTGCCGTGGCACTGGGTATAGAACCGGACAGCCGTGATTTGCAAAATTTACGCTACGGTAAAATCTGTATTCTGGCTGATGCCGATTCCGATGGCAATCATATCGCCACCCTGATTTGCGCCTTGTTTTACCGGCATTTTGCTGCGCTGGTTCAGGCCGGGCATGTGTTTGTGGCCATGCCGCCCTTATACCGGATCGATGTGGGTAAAAAGGTTTTCTATGCTCTGGATGAATCCGAGCGGTTAGGGGTACTGGCGCGTATCGAAGCCGAAAAACTCACCGGTAAGATCAATATTCAGCGCTTTAAAGGCTTGGGTGAAATGAATCCCTCGCAATTGCGGGAAACCACCATGAATCCTGACACCCGGCGTTTGGTACAGCTAACGGTTAGTGAAGACGACGGCACTTTTCAGCAAATGGATTTATTACTGGCCAAAAAGCGTGCCGGCGACCGGAAAAGCTGGCTGGAAGACAAGGGTAATCTGGCTGAGCTTTAA